A portion of the Edaphobacter lichenicola genome contains these proteins:
- the rsfS gene encoding ribosome silencing factor produces the protein MASIESNQLLIAAAAACEDKKAEDIRILALDPAESGLTDYFLICNGTNERQNVAITDEIEIRLKRDFGVYPNSVEGRRQAEWILMDYVDFIVHVFSAEKRAFYGLERLRKSATTISVADLDAEVSRKIAEARAKTSKKAAPAVKSATVKKAAPVKAAAKKPVAKKAPAKKRAVKAVSTAAKKAPAKTVKKTSSKTNKK, from the coding sequence ATGGCCTCAATAGAAAGCAACCAGCTGCTGATTGCCGCTGCCGCCGCCTGCGAAGACAAAAAAGCTGAAGACATCCGCATCCTCGCGCTTGATCCGGCGGAGAGCGGACTTACGGATTATTTTCTGATCTGCAATGGCACGAACGAACGTCAGAACGTCGCGATCACGGACGAGATCGAGATTCGGCTGAAGCGCGACTTCGGCGTTTATCCCAACTCGGTCGAGGGCCGCCGCCAGGCTGAGTGGATCCTGATGGACTATGTCGATTTCATCGTTCACGTGTTCTCTGCGGAGAAGCGTGCGTTCTACGGTCTTGAGCGTCTGCGTAAGTCGGCGACGACGATCAGCGTTGCTGACCTTGATGCCGAGGTGAGTCGGAAGATCGCCGAGGCTCGTGCGAAGACTTCCAAAAAGGCCGCACCCGCAGTGAAGTCGGCCACAGTGAAGAAGGCTGCGCCTGTTAAGGCGGCCGCGAAGAAGCCTGTCGCTAAGAAAGCTCCAGCGAAGAAGAGAGCGGTAAAGGCTGTCTCTACTGCTGCAAAGAAGGCTCCAGCAAAGACGGTAAAAAAGACTTCGTCAAAAACGAACAAGAAGTAG